The Streptomyces kanamyceticus genome window below encodes:
- a CDS encoding hemolysin family protein — translation MTVPLLLLGAAFLLILANGFFVAAEFGLVTVERPDAEKAAADGDRRARTVVGALKELSFQLSGTQLGITITSLVVGMLAEPALAHLLAGPVTALGVPRGAVGGVAVVVGMLLASAVQMVIGELVPKNWAVSRPLQVARFVAGPQHAFSRLFRPVIALLNAVANRLVRALGVEPAEELASARTPGELVSLARHSAQAGALEQDTADLFVRTLSLAELTAQHVMTPRVKVSALQSSATAEDVVNLTRATGLSRFPVYRERIDEIVGMVHLKDALAVAAHERLRTPVSRIAQSPLLVPQTLPVQPLLGRLRNEQPIAVVVDEYGGTAGVVTLEDIVEELVGEVRDEHDLHDVPELSPAPPEDGGPAWDADGSCRVDTLRRVGLDVPEGPYETVAGLVADLLGRIPAPGDRAELPGLRLAVRQVGHYRAERVRIVTTSNAQARTSVAEAVR, via the coding sequence ATGACAGTCCCCTTGCTGCTTCTCGGGGCGGCATTCCTGTTGATCCTCGCCAACGGCTTCTTCGTGGCGGCCGAGTTCGGCCTCGTCACCGTGGAACGCCCCGACGCGGAGAAGGCCGCGGCCGACGGTGACCGTCGGGCCCGTACGGTCGTCGGTGCCCTCAAGGAGCTGTCCTTCCAGCTCTCCGGCACCCAACTCGGCATCACCATCACCTCGCTCGTCGTCGGCATGCTCGCCGAACCGGCCCTCGCGCATCTGCTCGCGGGCCCGGTCACGGCGCTCGGCGTCCCGCGCGGCGCGGTCGGCGGCGTTGCCGTGGTGGTCGGCATGCTCCTCGCGTCCGCCGTGCAGATGGTGATCGGCGAACTGGTGCCCAAGAACTGGGCGGTGTCGAGGCCGCTGCAGGTCGCGCGGTTCGTCGCGGGCCCGCAGCACGCCTTCTCGCGGCTCTTCCGGCCGGTGATCGCCCTGCTCAACGCGGTGGCCAACCGTCTCGTACGCGCCCTCGGCGTGGAGCCCGCCGAGGAGCTGGCGTCCGCCCGTACCCCCGGTGAACTGGTCTCCCTGGCCCGGCACTCGGCGCAGGCCGGTGCCCTGGAGCAGGACACCGCCGACCTGTTCGTGCGCACCCTCTCGCTCGCCGAGCTGACCGCGCAGCACGTCATGACGCCGCGCGTGAAGGTCAGCGCCCTGCAGTCGTCGGCGACCGCGGAGGACGTGGTGAACCTGACCAGGGCCACCGGCCTGTCCCGCTTCCCCGTCTACCGCGAGCGGATCGACGAGATCGTCGGCATGGTGCACCTCAAGGACGCCCTCGCGGTGGCCGCCCACGAGCGCCTTCGCACGCCCGTGAGCCGCATCGCGCAGTCTCCGCTGCTCGTCCCCCAGACGCTGCCCGTGCAGCCCCTCCTGGGGCGGCTGCGCAACGAACAGCCCATCGCGGTCGTCGTCGACGAGTACGGCGGCACGGCGGGCGTCGTCACCCTGGAGGACATCGTCGAGGAACTCGTCGGCGAGGTCCGCGACGAGCACGATCTGCACGACGTGCCCGAACTCAGTCCGGCGCCGCCCGAGGACGGCGGCCCCGCCTGGGACGCCGACGGCAGCTGCCGCGTCGACACCCTGCGGCGCGTCGGCCTCGACGTGCCCGAAGGGCCCTACGAGACGGTGGCCGGACTCGTCGCCGACCTGCTCGGCCGCATTCCCGCCCCCGGTGACCGCGCCGAACTCCCGGGCCTGCGGCTCGCGGTGCGCCAGGTGGGGCACTACCGCGCCGAGCGCGTCAGGATCGTCACCACCTCGAACGCCCAGGCCCGCACGTCCGTCGCGGAGGCGGTCCGATGA
- a CDS encoding AAA family ATPase: MDFDAVGSPAPADLAWLRGVDAYTMGAYPQAEEEFRTAVRMDPGMADGWLGLHALRIDTTTALLRMFQHRDRFGEQRARHARTLNSWYWLGWWVQPVLESTRDLLLAHASHWLDGRHVPELDRALAGLPPVDADPQVRFLHACRSYLVKDWDQLVRHTDSLIDDPMLGIEAGLFGGMARVRLEMYGQADPLLSAALMRCRSEQPQRKELRYWLARAHEGTGRSAAALPLYRAVHRVDPAFMDTSARLAAIAEGDGYDEAADLAAAISLAGAGPDLLEGPEGIEPLFGTEGRDLKVTDPEPPPGGGPPGPSGTDAVREKAVIPIKPGPPQLPPGPTDPALLEAALAELERMVGLEPVKRQVKALSAQLNMARLRAAQGLPVQPPKRHFVFSGPSGTGKTTVARILGRVFYALGLLGGDHLVEAQRADLVGEYLGQTAVKANDLIDSAIGGVLFVDEAYSLSNSGYGKGDAYGDEALQVLLKRAEDNRDHLVVILAGYPEGMDRLLAANPGLSSRFTTRVDFPSYRPLELTSIGEVLAADNGDVWDEEALEELRSISGHVVDQAWIDELGNGRFLRTLYEKSCAYRDLRLSGYPGAPDRDDLSTLRLPDLMQAYGEVLSGRGPQNPLSG; this comes from the coding sequence ATGGACTTCGACGCGGTGGGCTCACCCGCCCCGGCCGACCTCGCCTGGCTGAGGGGCGTCGACGCCTACACGATGGGCGCCTATCCGCAGGCGGAGGAGGAATTCCGCACGGCGGTGCGGATGGATCCGGGGATGGCCGACGGCTGGCTGGGGCTGCACGCGCTGCGCATCGACACGACGACGGCGCTGCTGCGGATGTTCCAGCACAGGGACCGGTTCGGGGAGCAGCGCGCCCGGCACGCGCGGACCCTCAACTCCTGGTACTGGCTGGGCTGGTGGGTCCAGCCCGTCCTGGAGAGCACCCGCGACCTGCTGCTCGCGCACGCCTCGCACTGGCTGGACGGGCGCCACGTGCCCGAGCTCGACCGGGCGCTCGCCGGACTGCCGCCGGTCGACGCGGATCCACAGGTGCGCTTCCTGCACGCCTGCCGGTCCTATCTGGTCAAGGACTGGGACCAGTTGGTGCGCCACACCGACTCGCTGATCGACGATCCGATGCTGGGCATCGAGGCCGGTCTCTTCGGCGGCATGGCCCGGGTGCGCCTGGAGATGTACGGCCAGGCGGATCCGCTCCTGTCCGCCGCCCTGATGCGCTGCCGCAGCGAGCAGCCGCAGCGCAAGGAGCTGCGCTACTGGCTGGCCCGCGCGCACGAGGGCACCGGACGCTCGGCGGCGGCCCTGCCGCTGTACCGCGCGGTGCACCGCGTCGACCCCGCCTTCATGGACACCTCCGCGCGGCTCGCGGCGATCGCCGAGGGCGACGGGTACGACGAGGCGGCCGATCTGGCCGCCGCGATCAGCCTGGCGGGGGCGGGCCCCGACCTGCTCGAAGGCCCCGAGGGCATCGAGCCGCTGTTCGGCACCGAGGGCCGGGACCTGAAGGTCACCGACCCCGAGCCGCCGCCGGGCGGCGGGCCTCCCGGGCCCTCTGGGACCGACGCGGTCCGCGAGAAGGCGGTCATCCCGATCAAGCCGGGCCCCCCGCAACTGCCACCGGGGCCCACCGACCCCGCCCTCCTGGAGGCCGCGCTCGCCGAGCTGGAGCGCATGGTCGGCCTCGAACCGGTCAAGCGCCAGGTCAAGGCGCTCTCCGCGCAGTTGAACATGGCGCGCCTGCGGGCCGCGCAGGGGCTGCCCGTGCAGCCGCCGAAACGACACTTCGTCTTCTCCGGCCCCTCGGGCACCGGCAAGACCACGGTGGCCCGCATCCTCGGCCGGGTCTTCTACGCGCTCGGACTGCTCGGCGGCGACCACCTGGTCGAGGCGCAGCGCGCCGATCTGGTCGGCGAGTACCTGGGCCAGACCGCGGTCAAGGCCAACGACCTGATCGACTCGGCGATCGGCGGCGTCCTCTTCGTCGACGAGGCGTACTCCCTGTCCAACTCGGGCTACGGCAAGGGGGACGCGTACGGCGACGAGGCCCTCCAGGTCCTCCTCAAGCGCGCCGAGGACAACCGCGACCACCTCGTGGTGATCCTGGCCGGATACCCCGAGGGCATGGACCGGCTGCTCGCCGCCAACCCCGGACTCTCCTCGCGCTTCACGACCCGCGTGGACTTCCCCTCGTACCGCCCCTTGGAACTCACCTCCATCGGCGAGGTCCTTGCCGCCGACAACGGCGACGTGTGGGACGAGGAGGCCCTCGAAGAGCTGCGGTCCATCAGCGGGCACGTCGTCGACCAGGCGTGGATCGACGAGCTCGGCAACGGCCGCTTCCTGCGCACGCTGTACGAGAAGAGCTGCGCCTACCGCGACCTGCGCCTGTCCGGCTATCCGGGCGCCCCCGACCGCGACGACCTGTCGACGCTGCGCCTGCCCGATCTGATGCAGGCGTACGGGGAGGTGCTCTCGGGGCGGGGGCCGCAGAATCCACTGAGCGGCTGA
- a CDS encoding phosphoribosyl-ATP diphosphatase, whose product MSKKTFEELFAELQHKAVNGDPATSRTAELVDKGVHAIGKKVVEEAAEVWMAAEHEGKEAAAEEISQLLYHVQVMMIARGISLDDVYAHL is encoded by the coding sequence ATGTCCAAGAAGACTTTCGAGGAGCTCTTCGCCGAGCTCCAGCACAAGGCCGTCAACGGCGACCCCGCGACCTCCCGCACCGCCGAGCTGGTCGACAAGGGCGTCCATGCCATCGGCAAGAAGGTCGTCGAGGAGGCCGCCGAAGTGTGGATGGCCGCCGAGCACGAGGGCAAGGAAGCCGCCGCCGAGGAGATCTCGCAGCTCCTCTACCACGTCCAGGTGATGATGATCGCCCGCGGCATCTCCCTCGACGACGTGTACGCCCACCTCTGA
- the hisG gene encoding ATP phosphoribosyltransferase — MLRIAVPNKGSLSGPASAMLHEAGYQQRKESKELVLVDPDNEVEFFYLRPKDIAIYVSAGKLDIGITGQDLLIDSGAEAEVILPLGFARSTFRFAAKPGTANGIEDLAGKTVATSYEGIVAKHLANSGVDASVVHLDGAVETAIELGVAQVIADVVETGTSLRNAGLEVFGEPIMKSEAVVIRRSGADADDPKVQQFLRRLQGVLVARSYVMMDYDCRAEHLEQAVALTPGLESPTISPLHNEGWVAVRSMVPAKEAQRIMDDLYAIGARAILTTAIHACRL; from the coding sequence ATGCTGCGCATCGCCGTCCCCAACAAGGGTTCACTGTCCGGACCTGCGTCGGCGATGCTCCATGAGGCCGGATACCAGCAGCGCAAGGAGTCCAAGGAACTCGTCCTGGTCGACCCGGACAACGAGGTCGAGTTCTTCTACCTGCGCCCCAAGGACATCGCGATCTACGTCTCGGCGGGCAAGCTCGACATCGGCATCACCGGACAGGACCTCCTGATCGACTCCGGCGCCGAGGCCGAGGTGATCCTGCCGCTCGGCTTCGCCCGCTCCACCTTCCGCTTCGCCGCCAAGCCCGGCACCGCGAACGGCATCGAGGACCTGGCGGGCAAGACCGTCGCCACCTCGTACGAGGGAATCGTCGCCAAGCACCTCGCGAACAGCGGAGTCGACGCGTCCGTCGTCCACCTGGACGGCGCCGTCGAGACCGCCATCGAGCTGGGCGTCGCCCAGGTCATCGCGGACGTCGTGGAGACCGGCACCTCGCTCCGGAACGCGGGCCTCGAGGTCTTCGGCGAGCCGATCATGAAGTCCGAGGCGGTCGTCATCCGGCGCTCCGGCGCCGACGCGGACGACCCCAAGGTGCAGCAGTTCCTGCGCCGCCTCCAGGGCGTCCTGGTCGCCAGGTCGTACGTGATGATGGACTACGACTGCCGCGCCGAGCACCTGGAGCAGGCCGTCGCCCTCACCCCGGGCCTGGAGTCGCCGACCATCTCCCCGCTGCACAACGAGGGCTGGGTGGCCGTCCGCTCCATGGTCCCCGCCAAGGAAGCCCAGCGGATCATGGACGACCTGTACGCCATCGGCGCGCGGGCCATCCTGACCACCGCCATCCACGCCTGCCGCCTCTGA
- a CDS encoding PH domain-containing protein: protein MTDAPAPPALPVTFRPTRTRAVLLTAGAAMFVVITAVAFLLPTLSPGERTSFVFTGALLFGVLVLLSRPKVVADESGVTVVNIATRRRLAWAEIVQVNLRPGDPWVFLNLSDGTSLPALGIQPGIARQQAIGDARALRALVDARTARGD, encoded by the coding sequence ATGACCGACGCTCCCGCCCCGCCCGCCCTGCCCGTCACCTTCCGGCCGACGCGTACCCGGGCCGTCCTGCTCACCGCGGGCGCCGCGATGTTCGTGGTCATCACGGCCGTCGCCTTCCTGCTGCCCACGCTCAGCCCGGGGGAGCGGACCAGCTTCGTCTTCACCGGCGCGCTGCTCTTCGGCGTGCTCGTGCTGCTCAGCAGGCCCAAGGTGGTCGCCGACGAATCCGGCGTCACCGTCGTCAACATCGCCACCAGGCGGCGCCTTGCCTGGGCCGAGATCGTGCAGGTCAACCTCCGCCCCGGCGACCCCTGGGTGTTCCTGAACCTGAGCGACGGCACCAGCCTGCCCGCCCTCGGCATCCAGCCGGGCATCGCCAGGCAGCAGGCGATCGGCGACGCCCGCGCCCTGCGCGCCCTCGTCGACGCCCGTACGGCTCGCGGGGACTGA
- a CDS encoding hemolysin family protein: MSLLQLLFAVLLVLTNGFFVGAEFALVSVRRSQIEPLDSKRARQVLYGLEHLPQMMAAAQFGITVCSLTLGAVAEPTVAHLLEPLFEAAHLPEGMIHPLGYVIALAVVVFLHLVIGEMVPKNLAMAAPEKTALWFSPGLVAFARLCRPVTAALGACAKVVLKVFGVEPKDEVEAVFTSEQLNRLVEDSGQAGLLGPEEQERLEDALELGSRPVTDVLLDGASLVTVGPSVTPGQVVELTGRTGYSRFPVRAENGAFMGYLHVKDVLDLEETDRAVPQQVWRPMTTLRAELPLDDALTVMRRAATHLAQVADGSGKVLGLVALEDVLELLVGEVRDPAHRVALPRTPSQEVRDTALVS; this comes from the coding sequence ATGAGCCTGCTGCAACTCCTGTTCGCCGTGCTGCTCGTGCTGACCAACGGCTTCTTCGTGGGCGCCGAGTTCGCGCTCGTCTCCGTACGCCGCAGCCAGATCGAGCCGTTGGATTCCAAGCGGGCCCGCCAGGTCCTGTACGGCCTCGAACACCTGCCACAGATGATGGCTGCGGCCCAGTTCGGCATCACCGTCTGCTCGTTGACGCTCGGCGCGGTCGCCGAGCCGACCGTCGCGCATCTCCTGGAGCCGCTCTTCGAAGCGGCCCACCTGCCCGAGGGCATGATCCACCCGCTCGGCTACGTGATCGCGCTCGCCGTCGTCGTCTTCCTCCACCTCGTCATCGGCGAGATGGTCCCGAAGAACCTCGCGATGGCGGCGCCGGAGAAGACCGCGCTCTGGTTCAGCCCGGGCCTGGTCGCCTTCGCGCGCCTGTGTCGCCCGGTGACGGCGGCGCTCGGCGCCTGCGCCAAGGTCGTTCTCAAGGTCTTCGGGGTGGAGCCCAAGGACGAGGTCGAGGCGGTCTTCACCAGCGAGCAGCTGAACCGCCTGGTCGAGGACTCGGGCCAGGCGGGGCTGCTCGGCCCCGAGGAGCAGGAGCGCCTGGAGGACGCCCTCGAACTGGGCTCGCGCCCGGTGACGGACGTCCTGCTCGACGGCGCTTCGCTGGTCACCGTGGGCCCCTCGGTCACCCCGGGCCAGGTCGTCGAACTCACCGGGCGCACCGGCTACTCGCGCTTCCCGGTCCGCGCGGAGAACGGCGCCTTCATGGGCTACCTCCACGTGAAGGACGTACTGGACCTGGAGGAGACGGACCGCGCCGTTCCGCAGCAGGTGTGGCGCCCGATGACGACCCTGCGGGCCGAACTCCCGCTGGACGACGCCCTGACCGTGATGCGCCGCGCCGCGACGCATCTGGCGCAGGTCGCCGACGGGTCGGGCAAGGTGCTCGGCCTGGTCGCCCTGGAGGACGTCCTGGAACTCCTGGTCGGTGAGGTCCGCGACCCCGCGCACCGGGTGGCGCTGCCGCGGACGCCGTCGCAGGAGGTCAGGGACACCGCACTCGTCAGCTGA
- the ribH gene encoding 6,7-dimethyl-8-ribityllumazine synthase: MSGKGAPELSVKNCGDLRVAVIAAQWHEKVMDGLVDGALRALHELGISEPTVLRVPGSFELPVVAKVLAGRGYDAIVALGVVIRGGTPHFEYVCQGVTQGLTQVSVDTGVPIGFGVLTCDTEEQALDRAGIEGSREDKGHEAVTAAVATATTLRTVSEPWR; the protein is encoded by the coding sequence GTGAGCGGCAAGGGTGCACCCGAACTGAGCGTGAAGAACTGCGGCGACCTGCGGGTCGCGGTGATCGCCGCGCAGTGGCACGAGAAGGTCATGGACGGCCTGGTGGACGGCGCCCTGCGCGCCCTGCACGAGCTCGGCATCAGCGAGCCGACGGTCCTTCGCGTGCCGGGCAGCTTCGAGCTGCCGGTCGTCGCGAAGGTCCTCGCCGGACGCGGCTACGACGCGATCGTCGCGCTCGGCGTCGTCATCCGCGGCGGCACACCGCACTTCGAGTACGTGTGCCAGGGCGTCACCCAGGGCCTCACCCAGGTCTCCGTCGACACCGGGGTCCCGATCGGCTTCGGCGTGCTGACCTGCGACACCGAGGAGCAGGCCCTGGACCGCGCGGGCATCGAGGGATCCCGCGAGGACAAGGGGCACGAAGCGGTCACCGCGGCCGTGGCGACCGCCACCACGCTGCGCACCGTCTCCGAGCCCTGGCGCTGA